Within the Poecilia reticulata strain Guanapo linkage group LG13, Guppy_female_1.0+MT, whole genome shotgun sequence genome, the region CGTTTAAATGAGATGTTAAGAAAGATGAGATCACTGTTGAACGGACATTCCTGAACTGAAACAATGTATGCCGAATTTATCCTCAGGTCAGGTTAGTACAGAAAACTCGCAGACAGcactgctggttctgattgtttCAGTCTGTGGACTAAGAAAGCTAAACCTCTGGGTCTGAATATGGGGGCTCTGAGTTAGGGCTCACCAGGGTTAGTGGGAACAGATTAAACAATGTGTGGGTAATCAGACAGCGTGACTAAGCTGTTTGAGTCATTACAGGCCCAGTGTTTGGATTTATTACCATCCTCAGCTCCAGCCTGCAGGAAAAGCCTGGAACCTGCCCCAACAGAGGCTGATTGAGGTGGATTAATGTGATAACTGTTCATGCATGTTCATGTTGTCATTTCATCTGCAGAGGCTCCAGTCATCGTTTAGGacaatcaaaataaatcagcatCAGTTTCATGTTCTGAAACTCATCAGCACACATTACAGCAGACCTGGAAGTAAAAGCAGTTGTtgctgttaaagctgcagtatgtaacatttacatattAGAACTATCACAgtgtaatatgagacagatacaCCCACTCctgacaaaaaacaaccaatcagagccaggaggaggggcttagcgctgcaAGTCAAActcgctgctcaatgtgctactggcaaagaaacaacttattgttcCAAAAAATCATTTATCCACCGTAATCGATGGCCAAGCTACTTAcacactcacatacacacacacaaggatgattgacagcgcgaagaccctcctcctggctctgattggctgtttgtAGTGAGCGCTGGGTAAAGGCAGAGCAGAACRatttatttattttttccacaaattacaTCTCATCCCACACTGTCACCACGTAGTGAccgtttcaacaaatatttaacaaaatatgttttataaaagttacgtaCTTTAAACCAGATTACGAAATGAGACCAAATGAAACTCCTGATATTCCCTGATGTCCAGCCGGCCTCCTCCTGCAGTCAGAGCTCTGTGGGTTAAAGGTCACCGTGACCTGCTCTGTAAATGTCAGCAGCTGGGAAAAGCTTCCCTCATGTTCGGATTTCTATCTTTATCCTCAGAGCAGAAACACGCCAATAAAAGCCAATCAGAAGGGAAGCAGtctgaaaccagaaccagattgCAACTGGTTTGGGTCCAGTTAACCTAAACTGGTCAGAACATTATTCTGAACTCGGTGTCATCAGTCTGTGTTGACTTTCTGCAGAACAAATGGACTCGGGCTCAGGTGGAGTCTCTGGTGGCGGCGGGTCGCCTGGAGGACCTGCGGTCCAGACTCTGCAGCCGGATGAGCTTCGGTACGGCCGGACTCAGAGCCCCGATGGGAGCCGGATTCAACCGGATCAACGACCTGACCGTCATCCAGTCCTCACAGGTTACTCACCAGTTCATACACCAGTCCAATCAGGCTGCAGACCAGTAAAACCCACCCAGTCAGGGTCCAGACCAGTTACTACACCAGTAAGGACTGATTCATACTGGTTGCAGACCAGTGTAACTGGTCCCGTTCCTGCCCATCTGACCTGTTGCCCCGCTCCTTTCAGGGCCTTCATGCGTACCTGTGCAGGTGTTTTGCTGACCTCGGCAGCCGGGGTGTCGTCATTGGATACGACACCAGAGGTCAGGAGGAGAGCGGCTGCAGCAGTCAGAGGTGAACAGCAGGAACTCTCCATCCGGTTTTGTTTCCAGGGATTTGGTACAGAGATGGAACGGCACCCAGACAGGAAGTGCAACAGGAAGTCCGTCCCCTGGACGCCGTCCTGCTTCCTGATCCaggtctctgtgtgtttgtgcctcCCAGGCTGGCCAAGCTGACGGCTGCAGTGATGCTCAGCAGAGACGTTCCTGTCCATCTCTTCTCCTCGTTCGTCCCGACTCCTTACGTGGTGAGGAAGCTcagtgacatcacttcctgtagAAGTGGCGTCACTGTTAAAGGAATATTCTGCTGATGGTGCATAAACAGCAGCAGTCTGAGCGCGCTCAGTCCGGTCGATTCTCTAATATCTCACACTGTATTCGCCTCCCTGGATGATTTATCTTTTCAGCtcatttacaaatcaatcatgatcggcatgattttttaaagtcaaagttaaaatggatttctacaaaataatttaaatcagataaaaatgtgtgacaTGAAATAAGTGATTCCATAAATATTCAGGCCTATTTAGTGAGTATTTATGTCACTCATTGTGAGGCTGCAGCACCAAGTGACTGGACTTCTGTTGAATTATATCAGTCAGTTAAATACTCATTTcatgttgcatatttttatttatttaacataattttgtgtaaatcagtttttgctttgatattaaaacttttttttgtccagaaaGCCAAAATGTTGTTGATCTTGACTGATTtctaaagcaataaaaaggtcAAATCTCCAGGAAGGTGAATATTTCTTTAGGTAGTTCCGTAATAAATGTTCCTGCTGTTGTTAAATGTGTGGATTGGTATAAATTAGCtttgtttggagttttttttttgttttgtttcttttactgATGAAACATCTGACCTGGAATTAGCACCTCAGATCAGATGCTGAGGAATTGGATCCTCTGCAGACGAACTTctgtaaaaacaggaagtcttCTGTCAGCTGTGGAGACTTTCTGACCCGGGTTGAGGTGTCTCTTTACCAAACTGTTTGTTTCCACGTTTTGTTTCCCAGCCTTACGCTGTGAAGAGGCTGGGAGCCGCATCTGGAGTGATGATCACTGCGTCACACAATCCCAAAGAGGACAACGGCTACAAGGTCAGGCTGAAGGATCACTCAAACCAAACACAACCTCCTGCGGCGCTCATCCGGTCCGGAGAGTCTGTCCCAAACAGAAACCTTTAGATGTGGCTTAATGAATCCGTGTGATCCGGATCCAGAACCTCATGCTCTGTGGATCTGAACCGTCTGGAGTTCCAGCGTGTCTCTGTCTCCCCCTGCAGGTGTACTGGTGTAGCGGCGCTCAGATCGCCTCCCCTCATGATAAGGAGGTGCTGCGCTGTATAGAGGAGCAGCTGGAGCCCTGGAGCGCCTCCTGCTGGGACGAGGAGCTGGTGGACCGCAGTTCGCTGAGGACCGACCCCCTGACCCAGATCAACAGCTGCTACATGGACGACCTCACTTCCCTCTGCTTCCACAggtaacttcctgtttcctccctcTGTTTCCCCCCAATAACTTCCTGTTCTCTCCCGACTTCCTCTGCTAACTTTCTGAACCCTTGACcctgttctgtgttttccaggGATCTGAACAGCAGCTGCACGTTAAAGTTCGTCCACTCGTCCTTCCACGGAGTCGGTCACGACTTCGTCCAGCAGGCCTTCCGGGTGTTTGGCTTCGTCCCGCCCGTTCCCGTCCCTGAGCAGAAAGACCCCGACCCAAACTTCTCCTCTGTTCGCTGCCCAAACCCAGAGGAGGGAGAGTCTGTCCTGGTAACCTGGATCTCTGTGGAGTCAGAACTTCCTGGGTTTGCTCCGTGTTTATTGTCCTCCTCTGTTTTCCAGGAGCTCTCACTCCTCCTGGCCGAGCGGGAAAACGCTCGGATCGTCCTAGCGACCGACCCCGACGCTGACCGGCTGGCCGTAGCCGAGCGATCTGACGAGTATGCGACGCTCGCTGCAGTTAGACCCCCGTCCTGCAGGGGAAGTCTAGCTGGATTCACCCAGCAGGTTATGTGGGTCTGCTTTGAGTTGCAGGCGCGGGTGGAAGGTGTTCTCAGGAAACGAGCTGGCTGCCCTGTTGGGATGGTGGATGTTCTTCAACTGGAAGGAGAGCCATCCAGACCCAGCGGACACCAACAGCGTCTACATGTTGGCCACCACCGTGTCATCCAAGATCCTGCAGGCCTTCGCGCGCATCGAGGGCTTCCACTTTGAGGTCAGAAAAAGCTGAAGGCGACTGGCTCATCTGATGGatctctgcagaaacaaacttgTGACATTTGTTCTCCAACAGGAAACTCTTCCTGGCTTCAAGTGGATCGGGAACAGAATCCATGAGCTCTCCAAAACCGGAAACAGGGTCATATTTGCCTTCGAAGAGTCTATAGGTGAGAACTTTGATGGTctgctgtctctttaaatctctctgtgtttgtgtgacttCCAGAATCGTCATTggtccaatcagaaccaggatcCTGATAATCAGTGGTGGTCGCAGCTCAATACATCGAACTGCATCTCTGGCTCATTGCTACCACTTGTTGATGAGCGACTGTTGCTACGTTTCGTTGCTAAATTCATTACAATCAGACTGTGATGTAAAGCCTAATTCACACAGCAAGATCTCTACGGCTAATTTGTCCAGATTTTCCAGTTTCAACAATCTTAAGAGACATGCCTGCCATGTGTTCAGAGTGATCTGGTCCGCATGGAAGGAAGTCGGGTGGGACTTCTGTGACCTAAAAAAGAGGATATTCAACATGCAGGATTTTCTCAGCTCGATGAAATGTAGCCAGGATGAAAGCAatgtgacagaaacacaaaggggAATTGAAAATACAGAAGACAGAACAGCTTCCATGGTGCAACGGAAAGTCCAGTGGAAGTTGGAGATCATCCAAGACATTCACTGTTGAATATCGTCCACTGACTTTCGCCATTGCTTCTTCCTCGTCTGCCATctttgtttactctgaactcaTGTTTGGTTTCGAGAGGTTTTGCAAGATTTCCCGTCTGATAGTTAAATGTTGTTGAGTGAAATCAGTTTGTATGGCTGAACACCACACACTGTAAAACCAGGCCTGTTATAGCTAAGGTTTTTTATCACCCTGTGTGGTCTCAGCTTTTGAAAATCAGCCAACAATTTTAAATTCTTGCCATTTGAAGACAGCATAAGacaatatttcatttcagtGCCACCTTTGAGTCCAACTGAATCAACTTGTAGTTGCATTAATCCGTCACTAGGGAGCACTGTAAACACTATGCTTCTTTTCTAGTATCTAACTTAaggacatttcctgttttttttttttccggggGGTTTTAAGCAAAGAAATTTTCACAAAGGAAACTTTTGTGACTCAAAATCTAATAAATGCTACTAGCCATGTTCTGATTTTCactaaattaagaaaattaagaagCCTGACCAGCTGAAGTGGTGACACCTACTGGCAGATTAGCAGAACTACACCTAATAACAGGCTGCTGTATAAAGTCTCTTCTGGCTTCTCTTTATGGTTCATTCTGTGCATAAAAAATTGTGtt harbors:
- the pgm2l1 gene encoding glucose 1,6-bisphosphate synthase isoform X2, producing MEDTAGTGGTGDLNANLGWRRTGDPKLDKAVQQWLDWDRNKWTRAQVESLVAAGRLEDLRSRLCSRMSFGTAGLRAPMGAGFNRINDLTVIQSSQGLHAYLCRCFADLGSRGVVIGYDTRGQEESGCSSQRLAKLTAAVMLSRDVPVHLFSSFVPTPYVPYAVKRLGAASGVMITASHNPKEDNGYKVYWCSGAQIASPHDKEVLRCIEEQLEPWSASCWDEELVDRSSLRTDPLTQINSCYMDDLTSLCFHRDLNSSCTLKFVHSSFHGVGHDFVQQAFRVFGFVPPVPVPEQKDPDPNFSSVRCPNPEEGESVLELSLLLAERENARIVLATDPDADRLAVAERSDERGWKVFSGNELAALLGWWMFFNWKESHPDPADTNSVYMLATTVSSKILQAFARIEGFHFEETLPGFKWIGNRIHELSKTGNRVIFAFEESIGFLCGSIVPEKDGVGAAVVVAEMAAYLQTRKLSLNQQLQNIYRTYGYHVSKTSYVTCNDPPTIQRIFSRIRNFAGDGSYPKACGGIRIVHVRDVTTGYDSSRPDLRSVLPVSRSSQMITFTLQNGVVATLRTSGTEPKIKYYTEFCAAPGDSDVAQLEVELRKVTDALLDEFLEPDKNHLIRRSV
- the pgm2l1 gene encoding glucose 1,6-bisphosphate synthase isoform X1, whose amino-acid sequence is MEDTAGTGGTGDLNANLGWRRTGDPKLDKAVQQWLDWDRNKWTRAQVESLVAAGRLEDLRSRLCSRMSFGTAGLRAPMGAGFNRINDLTVIQSSQGLHAYLCRCFADLGSRGVVIGYDTRGQEESGCSSQRLAKLTAAVMLSRDVPVHLFSSFVPTPYVPYAVKRLGAASGVMITASHNPKEDNGYKVYWCSGAQIASPHDKEVLRCIEEQLEPWSASCWDEELVDRSSLRTDPLTQINSCYMDDLTSLCFHRDLNSSCTLKFVHSSFHGVGHDFVQQAFRVFGFVPPVPVPEQKDPDPNFSSVRCPNPEEGESVLELSLLLAERENARIVLATDPDADRLAVAERSDDCRRGWKVFSGNELAALLGWWMFFNWKESHPDPADTNSVYMLATTVSSKILQAFARIEGFHFEETLPGFKWIGNRIHELSKTGNRVIFAFEESIGFLCGSIVPEKDGVGAAVVVAEMAAYLQTRKLSLNQQLQNIYRTYGYHVSKTSYVTCNDPPTIQRIFSRIRNFAGDGSYPKACGGIRIVHVRDVTTGYDSSRPDLRSVLPVSRSSQMITFTLQNGVVATLRTSGTEPKIKYYTEFCAAPGDSDVAQLEVELRKVTDALLDEFLEPDKNHLIRRSV